Part of the Caulobacter sp. SL161 genome is shown below.
CAGGTCGAAGACCGGGCCCTGGCCGAAGGTCTCGATGTCGTTGGCCTTGTCGTTCCCCTGCGACTGGCCCGCGTTCAACACGTCCAGCGTCTTGTCGCCGAGATCCAGCGCCGCGGGCGACAGGGTCCGCAGCAGGGCGTCCACAGCGGCGGCCTGACGGTCAACCGGCACGACCTTGCTGGCCTCATGGCCGTCGCCCTCGGCGGCGTAGGTGAAGTCGATCCCGCCGACCAGCTTGGCGGTCGCGTCGATCTGATAGCGATGGAAGATGTAGATCGGGACGATCACTCGGCGCAGGTCGGCGACCGACGCGCCCTTGGGCAGGTTGGGAAGACCGAAGCGGTCAAGCGCGACCTTGCGCACGGCCATCAGGTGGTCGAGCTCGGCGACCGGATCGCTTCCGTTGTCCCAGACCGCGCCCAACGGATGGGCCGTATCGCTGCTGCGCGCGTCCTCGTCGGAGACATAGCGCAGACCGGCCGCCTGGCTCCTGTCGGCCTTGGCCTTCAGCCAGGCCTTCTCGTCGTCGCCGGCGGGCGCGGGGCCATACAGCCAATCGATGGCGAACTTGTCCCAGTCGCCGAGGCCTCGGCCATAGGCGTCGGTAAAGTCGAGCTTGCCGTCCTTCAGCGCGATCTTGGGCGCCGGATAGTCCATCACCGAGGCGCGGCCGCCATAGGTGCTGGCGGCGAAATTGTGCTGCAGGCCGATCGAGTGGCCAATCTCGTGGGTGGCCAGCTGGCGCAGGCGGGCCAGCGAGATTTCGATCGGGTCGTTGGGCCCGCCCTTGCCGGTGGCGTCAGAGCCGGCCAGGCCCTCGAAGATCAGGCGATCCTGGCGAATCCGCTGCGAGCCCAGCAGCACGTCGCCCTTGACGATCTCGCCGGTGCGCGGATCGACCACCGCATGGCCGTAGGACCAGCCGCGCGTCTGGCGGTGCACCCAGTTGACGACGCTGTAGCGGGCGTCCAGCGGACTGACCCCCTCGGGCAGCACCTCGACCTTGAAGGCGTCGATGAAGCCGGCCGCGTCGAAGGCCTCAGCCCACCAGCGCGCGCCGTCCATCAGGGCCGAGCGCACGGGCTCGGGCGCGGCGCGGTCGATATAGAACACGATGGGCTTCTTGACCGGCGAGCGGGCGGCGGTCGGATCGGTCTTCTCCAGCCGGAAGCGGTGGACCAGGCGATGCACGATCGGCTCGTTCAGCGGCGCGGAATAGTCGGCCACCGTATGGTCGATCACGCCCACGCGCGGATCGTTCTGGCGCGGCTGATAGCCCGGCTCGGGCAGGGCGACCAACGAGTGGTGCAGCACCAGCGTGACATTGCGCGGATCCGGCACGATGCCGCGCACCTCCGACCCCGGCTCATCGCCGACGAAGGTCTGGATAGCCTCCAGCTCGATGTTCTTGGGGAAGGCGTTCACGGCCCCGGTGTCGGCGTAGGACAGGCCGTCATGCAGCCTGAAATCGCCCTGCTTGCTGCGCTTGAGGGTCCTGGCGATCCCTTGCGCGTCGCGGGTCAGGAACGAGGTCACGTCGACCAGCAGCCCCCCATCCGCCCGCTCGGCCTCGATCACGTTCGACCAGACGGTGGAGACCGGAAACGAGTCAGTCACCGCCTTTTGCTCGTCGGCCGAGCCGCGCGCGGCCGAGAAGCCCCAGTTCTCGAACTGGGCCACGACCTTCCCGCCCACCTTGCGGAAGGCGATGATCTGGGTGTCGCCGGGCGCCGAGCGATCAAGGCCCGTCGGATTCGAGCCGAGGCCCGCGCGCAGATAGGTCTGGTAGAGATACCGCCCCGCGATCCCGTCTGCGCCCGGCTTGGGCAGCAGCAGCAGGATCTTGCCGTCCTTCTTGTCGACGAAGACCGGGACCAGGCCATCCTTGCGCTCGAGCCCGGCGACGGCCTCTGCGAACTTGTCCACGGGCTTGGCCGGCGACTTGTCGGCTGCGACCGCCGAACCGGCCATGGCCAGGGCGCATGCGCCCGCCATCAGCGACTTGATGAACGTCTTCCCCATGGCCCCCTCGCGCCGTCATGTCGGCGCAGACTGTCTCGTCGACCACGCGGAAATCAATCCATAAGACCGAGCACCCGCTTTCCGGGCGCCCGCCCGGCGAGACAATCTGTCGCGGGTATGGTTACGGCCGCGTTTACCATCGGCCGAGCATCGTTGCAGCGCAGTTCAAGCTTGACCATTCAACCCCAAGCCTCGGGTTCAGATGCTGCGCCTCAACGCCTTCCTGAAACTCCTGACCGTCGCATTGATGGTCGGCACAATCCTTGCCATCGCCGCGGCGACATTCGGCCTTTTGCATCTGCGGGTCGGCGGACCGATCGCCAACCGCCAAGCCGCCGCCTTCGATCTCGTCGCCGACATCCTGCCGCCGCCGGCCTATCTGGTCGAGAGCATGCTGGTGGTCGAGCAGGGCAGCCAGGACCCCAGCGCCGCCGAAGCCACCCTGGTCAAACTGGCCGCGCTCCGCGCCGACTATGAGACCCGCGTAGCCTACTGGCGGAAATCCGACATTCCCGAGGACGCCAAGCTTGCGCTCGATCGCCTGGACGTCAGCGGTCGCGCCTTCTGGCGCGAGGTGGACCAGACCTATGCCCCGGCCCTGAAATCAGGCGACGTGATCGCCGTGAACATGGCGGCGGCCAAGCTGGATGGTCACTATCGCCGTCACCGCGTGGGCGTGGACGAACTGACGATCAAGGCCCGCGCCATGGTGGCCGCCGCCGCCAGGGAATCGCGCGACGCCTCCCTCACCGTGTTCGCCGGCCTGGGCGTCGTGGCGATCGCGATGCTCGGGATGATCCTTCTGGGGGTCGGGGCGCTTCGCAAACGCATCATTCAGCCCCTCGCGCGAATGACCGCCTATATGGGCCGGCTGGCCGAAGGGGACTATTCCCAGGAGCCGCCCATGCGCGAGCGCAAGGACGAGGTCGGCGAGATGGCCGCCGCGGTCTCGGTGTTCCGCGCCGCCGCGATCGAACGTCGCCAGGCCGTCCAACTGGAGAAGGACCGCGAGGCGGCGGCGCGCGAAGAGGCTTTTGTGGCGGCCGAGGCCGAAGCCCGGGGCCGGCGCTCGTTCGTGGTGGACGCCCTCGACGAAGGCCTGCGCCGCCTGGCCCAGGGCGACCTTTCGCAGCGGATCGACGCGGCGTTCCCCGAGGAGTTCGAACGCCTGCGTCGCAACTTCAACGACTCGATCGTCACCCTGCGGGAAACCATCCACCAGGTCGTCTCCAGCGCCAGCGCTGTCGGCGGCGGGGCGCGGCAGATCACGGTGGCGGCCGACGACCTCGCGCGGCGCACCGAGCAGCAGGCCGCCGGACTGGAACAGACCGCCGCGGCGCTCGACGAGGTGACGGCGACGATCAAGACCACCGCCATCAACGCCCGGACCGCCTACAACGAGGTGGCGGTCAGCCGCGACCTGATCGGCGCGTCCAGCACCGTGGCCAGCGAGGCCGGGGTGGCCATGGAGCGGATCGACACCTCGTCGCGCAAGATCGGCCAGATCATCACCGTGGTCGACGAGATCGCCTTCCAGACCAACCTGCTGGCTCTGAACGCGGGGGTCGAGGCCGCGCGCGCCGGCGAGGCCGGGCGCGGCTTCGCCGTGGTGGCCATGGAGGTGCGGGCCCTGGCCCAGCGCTCGGCCGATGCGGCCAAGGAGATCAAGACCCTGGTCGAGGAAGCCGGCCGCAGCGTCGAGAACGGCGTCGAGCTGGTCGGCCGGGTCGGGAACGAGCTCACCGGCGTCGTCGCCCAGTTCGGCAAGATCCAGACACTGGTCGAAGGCATCGCCCAGGCGGCTCACGACCAGGCCACGGGCCTGGGCGAGGTCAACAGCGCCGTCAGCCAGATGGATCAGGTCACCCAGCAGAACGCCGCCATGGTCGAAGAGACCACGGCCGCCAGCCACAGCCTGACCAACGAGGCCCGGCAACTGACGCAGCTGATGGACCGGTTCAAGACCGAGGGCGGCGGGGCCACCCTGGCGGCGTAGAGCCCTCTAGCTTTGGATGTTCCCATCCAAAGCGTTGGAAAGGGATCCAAATATCTGATCTTGAGCCCTGTCGTGTTTGGATGGCTTGATCCAAACACGACAGGCTCCAAGCCTTACATCCGCTCTGGCGCTTCGATGCCCAGCAGATCCAGCGCCAGCTCCAGCTGGCGCAGGGTGGTCTCGGCCAGGGTCAGGCGCGAGGCGCGCAGGGTCTCGGTGTCGGCGCTCATGATCGGGCAAGCCGCGTAGAACTTCGAGAACGACTGCGCCAGCTTGTAGGCGTGCTCGGCCACGAAGTTGGGAGCCTTCTTGTCATAGGCCTCCTGCAGCGCGCCCTCAAAGGCGTCGAGCAGCATGGCCAGATCGCGCTCGGCCGGTTCATGAATCTCGACACGGCCGGCCACAGCGCCGCTCTCGGCGGCGCGGCGCAGCACGCTCTTGATGCGCACCGACTGGTACAGCAGGTACGGACCGGTCTTGCCCTCGAAGCTGGTGAAGCGGTCGAGGTCGAAGACGTAGGAGGTGCCGCGGAAGTTCTGCAGATCGGCGAACTTCAGCGCCGCCACGCCGACCTTGTGAGCCGTGTCCTCGAATTGCTCTTCGGAAAGCTCGGCGCCGAGGCCCGCTTCGCGCAGGCGCTCGCGCGCCTTCTCGCGGGCCATCTCGATCAGGTCGTGCAGCTTCAGCACCCCGCCGGCGCGGGTCTTGAACGGCTTGCCGTCGGCGCCGTTCATGGTGCCAAAGCCAATGTGCTCCAGCGCGCCCTCTTCGGCGTAGCCGGCCAGATAGGCGGCCCGGAACACGGTCTCGAAATGGTCGGCCTGACGCTGGTCGACGCAGTAGAGGATCAGGTGCGGGTCGAACGACTTGCGACGATCCAGGATCGTGGCCAGGTCGGTCGTGCCGTACATGGCCGAACCTTCCGACGACACCACCAGGAGCGGCGGCACGTCGCGCTTGTCGCCCTCGCGGGCCACGCGGACGATGCGCGCGCCCTGGTCATTGACCAGCAGGCCCTTGACCTCAAGCTGATGAACCATCGGCTCGATCAGGTCGTTGACGTCGCTCTCGCCCTTCCACAGGTCGAAATCGACGCCCAGCGCATGGAACTCACGCTCCAGCGCCACGCGGCTGACCTTGACGAAGTGGCGCCACAGCAGACGGTAGCCGAAGCGACCGTTCTGCAGCTCGGCCGTGGCCTTGCGGGCGCGCTCCTTGAACGCCGGATCTTCCTTCTGGCGCACCGAAGCGGCCGGATAGATGCGATCGAGGTCGGCCAGGGTGATGCGCTTTTCGAACTCGGCCATCACCTTGGCCTCGTCGGCCGACGAGAAGCCGCGCGGGGCTTCCGGCAGCTTTTCCATCAAGGCGTTGATGAACGGGTCCTCGTCCATGAGGGCGCTGATGAGCAGACCCATCTGGAAACCCCAGTCGCCGAAGTGGGCGTCGCCCACCACGTCGTCGCCGCGGAAGCGGTACAGGCGCTTGATCGATTCGCCGATGATCGAGGCGCGCAGGTG
Proteins encoded:
- a CDS encoding zinc-dependent metalloprotease, with translation MGKTFIKSLMAGACALAMAGSAVAADKSPAKPVDKFAEAVAGLERKDGLVPVFVDKKDGKILLLLPKPGADGIAGRYLYQTYLRAGLGSNPTGLDRSAPGDTQIIAFRKVGGKVVAQFENWGFSAARGSADEQKAVTDSFPVSTVWSNVIEAERADGGLLVDVTSFLTRDAQGIARTLKRSKQGDFRLHDGLSYADTGAVNAFPKNIELEAIQTFVGDEPGSEVRGIVPDPRNVTLVLHHSLVALPEPGYQPRQNDPRVGVIDHTVADYSAPLNEPIVHRLVHRFRLEKTDPTAARSPVKKPIVFYIDRAAPEPVRSALMDGARWWAEAFDAAGFIDAFKVEVLPEGVSPLDARYSVVNWVHRQTRGWSYGHAVVDPRTGEIVKGDVLLGSQRIRQDRLIFEGLAGSDATGKGGPNDPIEISLARLRQLATHEIGHSIGLQHNFAASTYGGRASVMDYPAPKIALKDGKLDFTDAYGRGLGDWDKFAIDWLYGPAPAGDDEKAWLKAKADRSQAAGLRYVSDEDARSSDTAHPLGAVWDNGSDPVAELDHLMAVRKVALDRFGLPNLPKGASVADLRRVIVPIYIFHRYQIDATAKLVGGIDFTYAAEGDGHEASKVVPVDRQAAAVDALLRTLSPAALDLGDKTLDVLNAGQSQGNDKANDIETFGQGPVFDLPAASEVAADLVWSALFAPARLNRLVEAKRRDPGQLGLDGVLDKALAAVAFDGKATGRQAELARRVRQRLVVSLAQTLNDKTLAPTAAAVIRARLADWGKGLAKAGGDGADRAQARLLAGIVADETGGRLAALIEGGKAKVDIPPGPPIGETDWFGDILAN
- a CDS encoding methyl-accepting chemotaxis protein, yielding MLRLNAFLKLLTVALMVGTILAIAAATFGLLHLRVGGPIANRQAAAFDLVADILPPPAYLVESMLVVEQGSQDPSAAEATLVKLAALRADYETRVAYWRKSDIPEDAKLALDRLDVSGRAFWREVDQTYAPALKSGDVIAVNMAAAKLDGHYRRHRVGVDELTIKARAMVAAAARESRDASLTVFAGLGVVAIAMLGMILLGVGALRKRIIQPLARMTAYMGRLAEGDYSQEPPMRERKDEVGEMAAAVSVFRAAAIERRQAVQLEKDREAAAREEAFVAAEAEARGRRSFVVDALDEGLRRLAQGDLSQRIDAAFPEEFERLRRNFNDSIVTLRETIHQVVSSASAVGGGARQITVAADDLARRTEQQAAGLEQTAAALDEVTATIKTTAINARTAYNEVAVSRDLIGASSTVASEAGVAMERIDTSSRKIGQIITVVDEIAFQTNLLALNAGVEAARAGEAGRGFAVVAMEVRALAQRSADAAKEIKTLVEEAGRSVENGVELVGRVGNELTGVVAQFGKIQTLVEGIAQAAHDQATGLGEVNSAVSQMDQVTQQNAAMVEETTAASHSLTNEARQLTQLMDRFKTEGGGATLAA
- the argS gene encoding arginine--tRNA ligase → MNDLKRSLSEAAAAAFQAAGLPPEFGRVTASDRPDLADFQCNGALAAAKSAKRNPREIAVQVVEILKGDPRLASVEIAGVGFINMRVSDEALSARAREIAGDDRTGAQLLDTPRRVLIDYAGPNVAKPMHVGHLRASIIGESIKRLYRFRGDDVVGDAHFGDWGFQMGLLISALMDEDPFINALMEKLPEAPRGFSSADEAKVMAEFEKRITLADLDRIYPAASVRQKEDPAFKERARKATAELQNGRFGYRLLWRHFVKVSRVALEREFHALGVDFDLWKGESDVNDLIEPMVHQLEVKGLLVNDQGARIVRVAREGDKRDVPPLLVVSSEGSAMYGTTDLATILDRRKSFDPHLILYCVDQRQADHFETVFRAAYLAGYAEEGALEHIGFGTMNGADGKPFKTRAGGVLKLHDLIEMAREKARERLREAGLGAELSEEQFEDTAHKVGVAALKFADLQNFRGTSYVFDLDRFTSFEGKTGPYLLYQSVRIKSVLRRAAESGAVAGRVEIHEPAERDLAMLLDAFEGALQEAYDKKAPNFVAEHAYKLAQSFSKFYAACPIMSADTETLRASRLTLAETTLRQLELALDLLGIEAPERM